From the genome of Vanessa cardui chromosome 17, ilVanCard2.1, whole genome shotgun sequence:
CGAGgtcataaaacttttaatatccCTAAAGAGCTGTAACATGTTGTGGCAAATATAAGGGAGCTATAACGAGGGAGGAAAGATGGTCACTGATGGACGTAAAAATGTTACGCTCGTTAAGAtgaaagtgcttttaaaatGCCGCctgtcattaaatttaaaaaacaggcaaaaatatacaaaacagttTACACGAAAAAAGAGAAGAATAACTATTGTTTCGagggtttataaatatttttttatattattattcaggtTAAAATACTGCGTTcatgaaatataatatcataaatatttaaaaatatattttttagaaatgtcaattttgtttgatattacGCATGTTGTAAAGGGCAAATGGTTTGCAAATAGCTGACAAAAAGGTTAAAGACCTGCGTAGGTTGTgtaggaaaaaataaaatgtcacctCGGCGATTAAGGGCACCATACAATCGATAGGTGAAGTACACACAATTATGAAGGCATTTGGACACTCTTTGGCAATTATATCAGCATATCGTTTTACAGCCGGCGCTTGACACTCGAATCTCTTCTCCAATGGCATTTGCGTATTAACACAGGCACTGTCTAACATCAATACTATATTTGAATTctgaaaaatacatatgtaaaaagtagttttatataattatgtaaatgttcTTGGCGATATAAAAGGTCAATAGCATTCGACAATACTCGTGTGAGTGCGAGTAGGACGTCGCGTGACAAAACGCTAACTagcgaatattaattaatggtgCTCTCGTGTTGATAGATTATATACTTATTGTCTTCTCGACTGCGAGATAAGGCCACTATAACCCCATCTTGATACTTGTCAAGAGCAATTTGTCTTAGTAttcaactatttaataaaagtgtGAGATAATGttgttaacattatttttactgGTAAAAAAATGGTTAGAAACATTATTAGTAAATCATTAGTTGTACACTTATGGGGTGagacaaaaatgaaatattatttgtcatAAAGAGTCACTGtaacgttttataaaaatgtgaatAAATCTAAGTAATGTTGAGGGTGACTAGATTGCTGATAGcatggaataaaataaagtatagcaTTTATAGGGAATATAATCACATAAATAAGGTGCAGGATTTAGTGGGTGGCCGTTTGCCGTATTGATTGGCAGACTGAGGTCGACGCCACCCTCGCTTACTTGCAAATACCAAGTAGAAAACGAATGAAGCCAACCCCAATTGATACTGTTGTCGTCGTTTGTGTACAGATTGCCTTACTTTGTTAAGCTACAATAACAAATCTAATGTTTATCGACCATTTTGatagaattttcttttaaaatatattttatacacaatcGAGGCCTGTTCTTagtaaatcatatattttaaatacaatcagTTTGATGTAGcataattttttaacaaaattattcgtGTTTTTTAAGTACAGTTTGTCTGAAAGTTAATTACAAATgaggaaaatatataatgacaaaGTATGGGAATAACGATTCAAATTTCAACTGCCAGCTTATGAGTTCGAGTGCTCTTCAGAATATGCAAAAGTTGACTATCACCGTGAAACATTCCACATTAAGGGCCGTtcagattattatataacatctaaagtgcttgcaaaacaatttaaatataaacaatgaaatattttattttatatgtaattatttggaCATATGATATATTTGGTATTGGCAGTGTGTTTTTTCCATTCAGATCTTtacttatagttatatattctaTTCTTGCAACCTTATACAGCTCATTTCATACACTTGTTATGTTTCCGTAAAATATATGACTCACTTCTAATGTAAGTTTTTGTAAATTGTACTacattcaatataaatgttatcgAACCTGCAAACATCTTTCAAGGTCATTACAATTGCAGCTGTATGCTTCGACTAAACAATTCGTGTCAATATGTTGGAGATCTTGAACCACATTACAAAGGTTACGAGTAAATTCCGAACTTTTTGTATCAGTCGCTTCATATAAACGTAATctgaaaacatttcaaattaaacaattaaattctgtatggacatgttaattttttaatataaattttatacgtcAATGTGACATAAGCAATCAGATATATATCGTTTgctctaataataaaaaaacaaatcttatataacatcaaataaaaCGTCGCGTAGGTTcgatagaatttttttaaaagataaacccTTGAATTTTCAAGTTGTCTGTCTGGTATGAATGTTCAGACTTGCCGTCGTTTTCCCCCCCTCATGTCGTCGTCTGTCTATAAATTTACAGTCATGTCTGTCCctctaaattcaaatatctcCTACATTAGTCATCATTATGCCAGTCTTTGTCCAATAAGTCCAACCATGAAAACTGGGCGACCGCAActcttgttataaatattttaaaagccaCAACAATAATTTGATGGATGtgcaattgtaaaattttagtttatattgtttataaatgacGATGAGACTAAGAAATATGCAGGAAGTATAAGACACAAGTTAGGTTCATTCTTGCATAACTAAATCCGAAAAACAGTTGGTATAAAGACATCGCTTCAAAGCGAATATGAAAAGATCAAAGAACAAAAGATTGAATATTTGATAGAACACTTTAGTCGGTAGGAAAGAAAAAGACAATATGATCAGCTTCCTAGCCGTAAAGTCTGTAATAAACAGCGTCGGTCACGACTCATCTCATAAAATCCAgacattttattacattctgTGAATGATTCGTATAATAGCATGTCTAAGGCTTCTGTTAAACTTTGATGTGCACCTATTTCAAATGCCCCAGTGAGTTCACGTACTACGAATTGGATTTTTTATGTGCGTGCTGGCGTCTAGAATGAAATAACGGAACCTCGGCTTCCGTTTATTTTCCCAAAATGTTCGAAATGCTCCGAACTTGTAATCATTTACATTATTAGGGATATTTTGTTGCTAGCATTTTAGAAGGCTCATTTATATTATTgcgatttttttacttttatgattattagtatttattgatatttgctTGTTTTTTCAATTGAATTCGAACTGTATGTCAAACGCTTTAAAACGCGTTTTTAGATGGATACAAGAGATATAGTTTTTCAACTTAAACGTGCCCATTCAGGTAAAGTACCTACTTTTCGATCTTTTGTCGTCGATTCTACGGCTTAAGTGTGCTTTCAGGCTAAAACGTCCAtagaatttaaatagaaaaaaggcAATTTGTGATAAATTTTTTCTTAGACGATTtcgaaacatttaaaacaaaagatgaAATTGCTCGGAGATAATATCATGTTTTGTAAGACACTATTATTCTTATCCTACCACTTTACGTATATCTTTACGATGTACATGAATGCTGAATTTTTACAGGCGGGAGGACAATTGGGCTATTTTGTGGTAATTGGTCATCACTGCCGTATTGACTTGAACTGGAACTACTGAGCATTGTCCCATGGACTCACTCACCTTTCGAACCAGAAAACAACCGTATTACTGCAAAACGTAGCAGTCATACGTAGTATTGCTGCATACAGTGCCACAAGCACTGGGTACTTGCACAGAGCGTAATGTCAAATTAATCGTAATTTAACACACACAATGacacaatttatatatgtatttattattagcagGCACAACTCTTATGTCTTTGACAAAGAAAGTTGTCTGTGTATCGATGGCCTTTTTTTCTGGACTACAAGTATGCGTGGACTATTCTGTAAATTTAGTCTTTCGGTCAAAGTATCACTTTTTTCATAGTAATCATTaagctaatattaaaaatataaataaaaataggaaaTAACGACCAAATcgaaattttatttccaaataggAATATTGCCGATTCACTTTATTTTCTCAAGATTTCCGTGCAAAAAAGAAATTACCAACAGGCAAACTATTACGAGACAGTTTCGTATCCTTTATACAACAATGATGATTTATACGCAGAAacacttttaatattgtattcttTGGCTTTTAGTGGAATACAAAACTCGAGCACAATGGATGAAAAGCGACTGAAGTCTCAAACCGAAACTTGTTCcattataaaagtagaaaaattCAATCTTTTCAGCGTAATGTAGGTAAGGTAAATAAAACTTGAAGAATAATTGGTTTTGTCTCATAACAAACAGTAGATATGGATATCTGCAGTAAAAAGTACCGTACGAAGAAAAGGTTAGgaaccaattttattgtataccaCTCTATACACAAGGGTTAAATCTTTATATGACATTTGAATATTAAGCACaacatgatttattaattaataactataaaattgtACAGTATTAAAATCTACAACGAAGCGAAACTGAGAATGGGATTATTTGAGTTAAATTGATTccttttttagaaaaataaaatctttaacaaaattaaaagtgcTAATTTGTAAACGTGGATTTTTTTCTATCTTATAGCTCATGCTCATGATGATAGGAATCTATCATGAGCTATTTCCATTTACAATGGAATATTAAGGAAACCGTCATCGACTTGTTTTTGCAGACatcttttttatcgttttttacGTAATCGTTGCCGGAAATCGATATTAACCCTCCGTCACTTAAAAACTGAATGCGGGATAAGACTTTGTGCTTAATCGACCTGTTATACTTTTCCCCACAAGTACAGAGAACAAGGGGTGTTGGGTTactacatatcatatttatcgGGAACGCTAAATCCAGCAAGGTCAATAAAACATACCAACCATGGCATATTATATCAAAGTAATTTTAGTCATTCAATCAAAATTGGgcttcttaataatatattcgtcggcTCTTTATTTAAACGAAGTTGCATATGAATTGGATATTATCCGATTTATAATGGTTCGTCCCCCATTTCCCTGAACTCCGATTTTCGTAGCGCTCATgtgaataaatatcataatttaaactCGTGTTGTGACGGAAAGACGAAAAGTCCCCGAGGGAACGGACTGCGGGCCGTTTCGAATGACGTCACGAAACGCTACATACGAAATCATACTCTCATATTTAGGTCATACGAAAAATGTGCGAATAAACGCATTTGTAATTGTATCTGTGGTTTTGTTAATACTTACAAGGTTTATTTGCGAAGGGTAATAAATGACAAAGATAAATAGAGAAGATTCAACTTTAAGATCAGAACAAttaagttttcttttgtttctgttaataataataacgtagAACTTACTTTTTTATGCACGGGCATTGTTTAAGCAACAAAGCTATATATTGTCCTAGGTTTGTATCGGCACCAAGCACCGCAACTTGGACACCTGGTCTAGGTGGTGGTAGCGAGGGCACTTTTTTAACGGGAGCTGCTAAAGCCTTCGGTTCAGGTATCTCGACCTCTTTGCACACTTTGTCCTTACATTGGAGATTACGAAACGGAGCTgtacagtaaaaaataataataaaaatatgtgtgaAACTGAATTTAGTTTTTTCACTGTcactacagattataaaacgaATTTCCACAAatgtttttgtctgtctgtattttgGCGATAAATTCCAAAATGACTGAATGGATTTTCATGTAATTTTCACAAAGAGACAGAGGGACTCATGAGGAAGGTTatggtataataatttattaagctttttttgtaaataagttgaattaGAATGACGACTGTTAAACATTTCCGAAAAAggcaacaaaaaacaaatataaaaaaatgtgtgcGCATCCGGGAGGCCTCTAGTCTTGTCTATTTATCTAGAACTTGCTtgagaaacaataaaaaagtaagtatttaaggagattgctttaaaattatgcTGAAGATACTTACTTCCAAAATTTGTACCACCCTCgacgatttttaatttaattttatgtaaaatacctTCCTTCTTCTTCTTACGTCTCTCACAAGGCAAAGGACATACATGATCTACATCTGGGGGAATATCTACACATGCTCTCCTGCACTCATCACCACCCTTTTTAGCATATCCACGATGAGATATATGTGTGCTAACGGCATAAGTTAATATTCTGGACGAATCAAGCACACTAACCCATACAATTTTTGCTTTTGAAAATAAGTTTAAAGGATTCATTTTAAGTCAACTAAAGCTATGAACCATCaccataaatacttttttagattatttttacttgaataattttaatgagaATTGATCAGACATTTCTACttggttttttgtttttatattgtgaCATTTCATTGATTAGTATTTGtctttgcatatatttttttattggaagaAGTTTCAATTGAATCTGTCATCGAGtccattattaaaatgtttatcgtAGCAATTCCTGAGAATTAAAGAGATTATAGCGTCATTATTCTTAGACAAAGAGAAAAAGGTAATTAAAGTCTAGTCATTGATGAGTTCGTGTAGTTGTTAATGAAAGTCGTTCCAATAGTTTCCGACATATTTATAGCAAAACAACTAGGCGAGAGGGAAAGTGAGGGCGGGCAACGTTCTACCTTGGCACTGCCGTATTTATAGGATACTCTAGATTATATTTAGTCTATTTAGGAATATATTTCAGGCGGGTTTTGAAGATTTGAAAGGCGAAATTTGCAATCTCTTAGATAAATGCATCTTACAGAAAACATTTTACTTATACGctacaaataatatgaattaaatatcgttcatttttatttagttacatGCCTATAATGTGTTGCTAGGCTGAGGCCTCCTCCCCTCTTTTGAAGAGGAAGGTTAGATGCATGTtcctgctccaatgcaggttggtggattcaacaacaacagcctgtaaatttgcgaCTGcagggctaaggcttcctctcccttttaaggagaaggtttggaacatattccaccacgcttgtacaatgcgggttggtagaatacacatgtggcagaatttcttggAAATTGGACACTTGCAGGTTCCctgatgatgttttccttcaactcCGAGCACgggattaattataaaaacacaaatgaagcatgaatattcagtggtgcttgcctgggaaggtaatcattgattaagatacaagcgttctaaccactgggccatttcggctcatgGTTGTGGAtttacacgtggcagaatttcttcgTGATATTATCCACCACCGCTAagcatgatataaattataaatacagattaagcacatgaaaactcagtggtgTTTGAcaaggtttgaacccacaatcatcggaaAAGATATACGCGTTCTAAAAGTAATACGAatgaaaaagattttttctatatttttgtcACTATGTGCTTAGCAAGGCTGTATTTCAATCTAGAGAACCCGAGGTAAAGCATTGAATGCTGATAACTCTCGAAAAGCGTAAATACAAGTGAAAGGTTTTTCTGACGCAAAAGCTTAATGGAGATTGAATCAGCACAACTCGATCATATTCATTTTTCTTATTCAAATGTCAAACAGGAAGATATCAGATGTAAACGACGATATTTAGCaagaaatgattttatattttctgtaaatggaaaaaaaaacatttgaaatgaCAATCAaacatatgtgtgtgtgaagtttgtttgtttgtacgCGTTAATTTTTGGATTTCCTATCTGATAAGAAAATTGACATACGTgagtttttttaagtaaatttaaaaaacaaactaccAAAATAATGTTCTTTTGAAATTATAGTACAGTACACTTTGTAATTATAGTATAGTACAGTACACAATTATAGTACAGTACTTTTggaatttttttgtatttttaattttaaggaaaAAGTTAAATGATTCTAAATTTTCAACGAAAGATTCTACTTTGTGAAAGCTGttgctaatttttttataaattttcctaATTATTGTAAGTAGATCCTAATATCCTGCCAGATTTGATATGATCAAAGTAATAAGCATATTCTACTTAAAATATGagataatttcaaaaatggaaagAATAAATGTATTTGGCAAAGAAATCGGGTTCTTTGGTCAGCCATAATCATATCCACTGCTATAAATTGTgtgtataaaattgaaattatgtttattttattaactttacagAAGATTTGCTTTAATAATGACACTTAACTACAAAATTTACAGTATAGGTCTctattataaacttatattaatgaaatactttATAGTAATGGTTCGTTTTTCAAAACTGTGTCATGAACAAGTAACAAGCGAAATGAACAAACGTCTCTTTATAACTCGGCTCGATTTTTGCATTGCGCTGTGAAAAAACTTATGTTCTTTGACCTTTAAATATTACactatttttagaaaaaaaaaaataatatcttttcaCAACAAAGTTTTAACTGACCTCTCGGAGGCAGTGAAGCCTTTAGTGACAACGTCATAACGAGAAGACCAATTACAGTTGAGTGGGTCGACCCGCTTTAGCCCAAAGAATATCATTTACATCAATCCTGAGGCGAAAAGTTCAAACTTTCGAATAGCGGCTGAGccgaaataaaaatgattgctcGGTCTTAAATTTCTGAACCACATTCACAGTTATCGTAAAAGTTtcggattttatttttaaatacgaatATTATTTGTTCTCCAgtgaaaatgaataatttattcggTGTCGAATTTACGAATGCTTTTCTACATTGTTTACGATgaaatgacgtattctaaacaTGAGTGTAGGTTGTTGTTAGgccaatattaatatattaaaaaatatccttaATCTAATAAGTCGCATTCATTTCTCCATCTCcactttaaatagtaataaaatgcctttgttttctttaatattcGTGTAACTGCTAATAATTCGTGGATGTTTGTGcccttaaaataaaacaaacttaataatcatgtattaataataatcagatTAAAAAGTACTTTAGATAAATctcgattattttaaatgttcctTGTGTAAAATGTACACCTTTATCCAtaggaaattattataaagctcTTCCAGGTAAATCTTCATGTCATCTTGTCAAGAGAGGTTATCGCGTGCTGAACATCGTAAATCCTTTGGGATAATTTGATAATGTAGAATATTGCGTTTGAAGAACACTCGGATACTTTTACTggcaataattttttaataaaaaaatactaataaattaaatcaatttttatattaaaataaacataatgtaaaatgaatataaatttattttatttccaacgATAATTACACCAAATCTCTTTTTCTAAATTCTTTCTTGAATCGTTGCTAGCTTTTGTTGTCTATGAATGAGTTCTTCAATTctgattgaataaaaataatttgaatttataatttatataaatatatgataagtaatatttataacattattttaaatattaaactcgaaataataacaatgaaaatgGCAGGTGAAATGTATTGTAACATTTAAAGGTTAATATGCacttaattttgataaatgttttcAGATGGTTTCAGCGTAATCATTTGCA
Proteins encoded in this window:
- the LOC124536980 gene encoding malate dehydrogenase, mitochondrial-like isoform X1; its protein translation is MNPLNLFSKAKIVWVSVLDSSRILTYAVSTHISHRGYAKKGGDECRRACVDIPPDVDHVCPLPCERRKKKKEGILHKIKLKIVEGGTNFGTPFRNLQCKDKVCKEVEIPEPKALAAPVKKVPSLPPPRPGVQVAVLGADTNLGQYIALLLKQCPCIKKLRLYEATDTKSSEFTRNLCNVVQDLQHIDTNCLVEAYSCNCNDLERCLQNSNIVLMLDSACVNTQMPLEKRFECQAPAVKRYADIIAKECPNAFIIVCTSPIDCMVPLIAETLKETGWYNPRKLLGSLAVPEMRASTLAARALCLEPCYVHVPCVGGTEGLSLVPLFSKALEYFDFSEQNAELMTQTVRCAPITVGRCDGQCNKSAELSEAHALAGLVTKVAWALLCKDVPRVSGFVEIDPTEVISPTRFIGLTVLLSNKGICDKITIPHLYPHELKLMDVAITNIQINEDIAISWYQENMNAERETCKIVAKTDFGYPKKYSTLENCKPCS
- the LOC124536980 gene encoding malate dehydrogenase, mitochondrial-like isoform X2, with protein sequence MNPLNLFSKAKIVWVSVLDSSRILTYAVSTHISHRGYAKKGGDECRRACVDIPPDVDHVCPLPCERRKKKKEGILHKIKLKIVEGGTNFGTPFRNLQCKDKVCKEVEIPEPKALAAPVKKVPSLPPPRPGVQVAVLGADTNLGQYIALLLKQCPCIKKLRLYEATDTKSSEFTRNLCNVVQDLQHIDTNCLVEAYSCNCNDLERCLQNSNIVLMLDSACVNTQMPLEKRFECQAPAVKRYADIIAKECPNAFIIVCTSPIDCMVPLIAETLKETGWYNPRKLLGSLAVPEMRASTLAARALCLEPCYVHVPCVGGTEGLSLVPLFSKALEYFDFSEQNAELMTQTVRCAPITVGRCDGQCNKSAELSEAHALAGLVTKVAWALLCKDVPRVSGFVEIDPTEVISPTRFIASPVEMNGSGIVKCLGLPKMTDHEMKRMDLAFNELYCKCDMVENWYCKYCSSSNNLSAYQLQFFIPKSYQHFDDCAYANL